One segment of Haloplanus natans DSM 17983 DNA contains the following:
- a CDS encoding ATP-binding response regulator has product MRAVDDPITVLCVNDDPDLLELLRTGLEQEDERLTVRTAASAQTGLVAFEDDDVDCIVSDHHMPDMTGVEFLRAVREVEPELPFVLFTETGTEVAASEAISANVTDYIIRQTIGNQHALVAQKVISHVEHRRMEARAARADERLHKLAELSNDVLWMFSQDWSELLFVNSAYEDLFGESIDALRADPSTFLDRVHEDDHDRVRLAMKRASEGTSQRIEFRVEHPSSVRLWVESHCKPVIGTDGSVERVTGFTRDITQRKTREQDLANRNEQLDQFTSTIAHDLRNPLNVADGHLAVARRECTSSHLKTSAEALDQMEAMLSDLLALARTGNAVGEYTTVAVADVVRAGRNSVRTEQLTLEIDDSARIRCDSSRLKEAVENVLRNAVEHNDRPVTVSAGVVPDRNVLYIEDDGVGIPESRRERVFDSGYTTLNRGTGFGLSIVAEIVEAHDWTVSVDAAATGGARFEIEGVEFVDG; this is encoded by the coding sequence ATGCGAGCGGTGGATGATCCGATAACCGTCCTGTGTGTGAACGACGACCCCGACTTGCTGGAGCTGTTACGGACGGGGCTCGAACAGGAGGACGAGCGGCTGACCGTGCGAACGGCGGCCTCGGCGCAGACGGGGCTGGTGGCGTTCGAGGACGACGACGTCGACTGCATCGTGAGCGATCATCATATGCCGGATATGACCGGCGTCGAGTTCCTGCGGGCCGTTCGCGAGGTGGAGCCGGAGCTTCCGTTCGTTCTGTTCACCGAGACTGGAACCGAAGTGGCCGCGAGCGAGGCGATTTCGGCGAACGTCACCGACTACATCATCCGGCAGACCATCGGAAACCAGCACGCACTCGTCGCGCAAAAAGTGATCTCGCACGTCGAGCATCGACGGATGGAAGCGCGCGCGGCGCGGGCGGACGAGCGACTTCACAAACTGGCCGAACTCTCGAACGACGTGCTCTGGATGTTCTCCCAAGACTGGTCGGAGCTACTCTTCGTCAACTCGGCGTACGAGGATCTCTTCGGCGAGTCGATCGATGCGCTCCGGGCCGATCCGTCGACGTTTCTCGACCGGGTTCACGAAGACGACCACGACCGGGTCCGACTGGCCATGAAGCGGGCGTCCGAAGGGACGAGCCAGCGGATCGAGTTCCGCGTCGAGCATCCATCCTCGGTTCGACTGTGGGTCGAATCTCACTGCAAGCCCGTGATCGGCACGGACGGGTCGGTCGAGCGGGTGACCGGGTTCACGCGCGATATCACACAGCGTAAAACCCGCGAGCAGGACCTCGCGAACCGGAACGAACAGCTCGATCAGTTCACCTCGACGATCGCACACGACCTTCGCAACCCCCTGAACGTCGCCGACGGCCATCTCGCGGTCGCCAGGCGAGAGTGCACGAGCAGCCATCTGAAGACGTCTGCGGAGGCCCTCGACCAGATGGAGGCCATGCTGTCGGATCTGCTCGCACTGGCGCGGACGGGCAACGCCGTTGGCGAGTATACGACGGTCGCCGTCGCCGATGTCGTGCGGGCGGGGCGAAACAGCGTCAGGACGGAGCAGTTGACGCTCGAAATCGACGACTCGGCGCGAATCAGATGTGATTCGAGCCGGTTGAAAGAGGCCGTGGAGAACGTCCTCCGGAACGCGGTCGAACACAACGACCGTCCGGTGACAGTGAGCGCGGGCGTCGTCCCCGACCGGAACGTGTTGTACATCGAGGACGACGGGGTCGGCATCCCCGAATCTCGACGGGAACGGGTGTTCGACAGCGGCTACACGACGCTCAATCGCGGGACCGGATTCGGGCTGTCGATCGTCGCGGAGATAGTCGAGGCCCACGACTGGACCGTCAGCGTCGACGCGGCTGCCACCGGCGGCGCCCGGTTCGAGATTGAGGGCGTCGAGTTCGTCGACGGGTAG
- a CDS encoding glutaredoxin family protein: protein MTFQPGSDLDAETVQERVDAAIEDNDVVLFMKGNRLMPQCGYSQRALELIDQYVDDFETVDVLPALPEFREALESHSGWETTPQTYVEGEFVGGSDVLAELDERGELEATLAGE from the coding sequence ATGACGTTCCAACCCGGGAGCGACCTCGACGCCGAGACCGTGCAGGAGCGAGTCGACGCCGCCATCGAGGACAACGACGTCGTCCTGTTCATGAAGGGCAATCGGCTCATGCCCCAGTGTGGCTACTCCCAGCGCGCGCTCGAACTGATCGATCAGTACGTCGACGACTTCGAGACGGTCGACGTGCTCCCGGCGCTGCCGGAGTTCCGCGAGGCCCTCGAGTCCCACAGCGGGTGGGAGACGACGCCACAGACGTACGTCGAGGGCGAGTTCGTCGGCGGGAGCGACGTCCTCGCGGAACTCGACGAGCGAGGCGAACTCGAGGCGACGCTCGCGGGCGAGTAG
- a CDS encoding S8 family serine peptidase, which translates to MREGKPTNVDSVAGNDIIKQAIGQAIDDGIDVVNLSLGRLHTFCQKCVFDGPIAALHRNDTSVVAAIGNEHANRRYEHVLCPALTEETISVGGVTNACLGSVERVINDRRIWVDTEDIESVPYDRQGPYCSFKGCEVGSNDCQNNRTEIPYEHNIQSYRGNPELLAPAQKPDFADRSEGQAAFAMGTSFAAPIVAGVVARLRSMDTTATVSDRVRSAVLSGSDTVYTDHTTYNRLNAADALEILRKSEKD; encoded by the coding sequence GTGAGAGAGGGGAAACCGACGAACGTCGACAGCGTGGCCGGAAACGACATAATCAAGCAGGCGATCGGACAGGCGATCGACGACGGGATCGACGTGGTCAATTTATCGCTGGGAAGACTGCATACGTTCTGTCAAAAATGCGTATTCGATGGACCGATCGCTGCACTCCATCGGAACGACACCTCGGTGGTTGCGGCGATCGGAAACGAACACGCCAACCGGCGATACGAACACGTCCTTTGCCCTGCGCTAACCGAGGAGACGATTTCCGTCGGAGGTGTCACGAACGCGTGTCTGGGATCTGTCGAACGAGTCATAAACGATAGACGGATCTGGGTGGATACGGAAGACATCGAGTCCGTACCCTACGACAGACAGGGCCCGTACTGCAGTTTCAAAGGGTGCGAGGTCGGTAGTAACGACTGTCAAAATAATCGCACTGAAATTCCGTACGAGCACAATATCCAGTCTTACCGGGGTAATCCGGAGCTTCTGGCACCTGCCCAGAAACCCGACTTTGCGGATCGGTCCGAGGGACAAGCCGCATTCGCAATGGGCACCAGTTTCGCGGCACCGATCGTGGCGGGTGTCGTGGCCCGACTGCGGAGTATGGACACGACGGCCACGGTGTCGGACCGGGTTCGGAGTGCAGTTCTTTCCGGAAGCGACACCGTATACACGGACCATACCACGTACAACCGGCTCAACGCGGCTGACGCTCTGGAAATCCTCCGTAAATCGGAGAAAGATTGA
- a CDS encoding type IV pilin, with product MSEPLHRDGRAISPVVGVALTLALVVVLAAVLGSLLLGLEPPADPTPQYSYSTEFHADGDGNTNDRPYVLLTLEGGEIVVGEDFYIVDSSGNEVRWDAVWTTSGPLTAGDYAHVDGFGSDAALNPACEGETYRFVHRPGDGESAVLAEIEITQPAVGPAAVHC from the coding sequence ATGTCCGAACCTCTCCATCGGGATGGCCGCGCGATATCGCCGGTCGTCGGCGTCGCCCTCACCCTTGCGCTCGTCGTCGTACTGGCCGCGGTGCTCGGTAGCCTCCTGTTGGGTCTCGAACCGCCGGCTGACCCGACGCCACAGTACAGTTACAGCACCGAGTTCCACGCCGACGGCGACGGCAACACGAACGACCGTCCGTACGTCCTATTGACCCTCGAAGGCGGGGAAATCGTGGTCGGGGAGGACTTCTACATCGTCGACAGTTCGGGCAACGAGGTTCGGTGGGACGCGGTGTGGACGACCAGCGGCCCGCTGACTGCGGGCGATTACGCACACGTCGACGGGTTCGGGAGCGACGCGGCGCTGAACCCCGCCTGTGAGGGGGAAACCTACCGATTCGTCCACCGACCCGGCGACGGCGAGAGCGCGGTGCTCGCGGAGATAGAGATCACACAGCCCGCGGTCGGGCCGGCGGCCGTCCACTGCTAG
- a CDS encoding nucleotidyltransferase family protein translates to MKAIVLAGGYATRLWPITKHRPKMFLPVGDSTVIDTVFEDLEADDRISEVYVSTNERFADEFESYLADTEFEKPTLSVEDTTGEDEKFGVVGALAQLIDREGVDEDLVVVAGDNLISFDVAEFVDFFEAKRTPAIAAYDVGSKERARSYGLVELDGDRVVDFQEKPDDPKSTLVSIACYAFPTETLPLFEEYLDAGENPDEPGWFIQWMQSRQPVHAFTFDGAWFDIGTPESYLDAVAWHLGGDTRVHPTATVENAELHGNVHVMAGADVIDSTLERTVVFPNAAIRDADVRGSIIDEETRIENLDLADALIGAHSTMTNGD, encoded by the coding sequence ATGAAGGCCATCGTGCTGGCCGGGGGTTACGCGACGCGACTCTGGCCGATTACCAAGCATCGGCCCAAGATGTTTCTCCCGGTCGGCGACTCGACGGTCATCGACACCGTCTTCGAGGATCTCGAAGCCGACGACCGCATCTCCGAAGTGTACGTCAGCACCAACGAGCGGTTCGCCGACGAGTTCGAATCGTATCTGGCCGACACGGAGTTCGAGAAGCCGACACTCTCCGTCGAGGACACGACGGGAGAAGACGAGAAGTTCGGCGTCGTCGGCGCGCTTGCCCAACTCATCGACCGCGAGGGCGTCGACGAGGATCTGGTCGTCGTCGCCGGTGACAACCTCATCAGCTTCGACGTGGCCGAGTTCGTCGACTTCTTCGAGGCCAAGCGCACCCCCGCCATCGCCGCCTACGACGTGGGGTCGAAAGAGCGGGCGCGGTCGTACGGACTCGTCGAACTCGACGGTGACCGCGTCGTCGACTTCCAGGAGAAACCCGACGACCCCAAGAGCACGCTCGTCTCCATCGCCTGCTACGCGTTTCCCACCGAGACGCTCCCGCTGTTCGAGGAGTATCTCGACGCGGGCGAGAACCCCGACGAACCCGGCTGGTTCATCCAGTGGATGCAGTCGCGGCAACCGGTCCACGCCTTCACCTTCGACGGCGCGTGGTTCGACATCGGCACGCCCGAGAGCTATCTCGACGCCGTCGCCTGGCATCTCGGCGGCGACACGCGCGTCCACCCCACCGCGACCGTCGAGAACGCCGAACTCCACGGGAACGTCCACGTGATGGCCGGCGCCGACGTGATCGACTCGACGCTCGAACGCACCGTCGTCTTCCCCAACGCCGCCATCCGCGACGCCGACGTGCGCGGATCGATCATCGACGAGGAGACCCGGATCGAGAACCTCGACCTCGCGGACGCGCTCATCGGCGCGCACTCGACGATGACGAACGGCGACTAG
- a CDS encoding phosphoadenosine phosphosulfate reductase family protein — MNEFPDYLDVDYTDGEGETPDDYPTLEDKIEKAIAVTRAGLEQYENPAVMWTGGKDSTLTLYFIKEVAEQFGLETPPAVFIDHYQHFDAIHDFVAHWAEEWDLDVIYAKNEDVGAYIEEHGLEPGDDIPIADLSEHNQHHVRNILEYEEDTFPFLLDTYVGNHLLKTVALNDALEEYDIDGVISGVRWDEQEARADETFFSPRHDPDIYPPHDRIQPILQFAEPDVWDAFWNYVVPDTVADFPDDGYVPQGADDLPNGLTQDDIPVSPKYFAGFRSLGSEVSTEKSDEEPAWLQDMANTTERAGRAQDKEDLMERLRDLGYM; from the coding sequence ATGAACGAGTTCCCCGACTACCTCGACGTCGACTACACGGACGGCGAGGGCGAGACCCCGGACGACTATCCGACGCTCGAGGACAAGATCGAGAAGGCCATCGCGGTCACCCGCGCGGGCTTGGAACAGTACGAGAACCCCGCTGTGATGTGGACCGGTGGTAAGGACTCGACGCTCACCCTGTATTTCATCAAGGAGGTCGCCGAGCAGTTCGGCCTCGAGACGCCGCCCGCGGTGTTCATCGACCACTACCAGCATTTCGACGCCATCCACGACTTCGTGGCCCACTGGGCCGAGGAGTGGGACCTCGACGTGATCTACGCGAAAAACGAGGACGTGGGCGCGTACATCGAGGAACACGGCCTCGAACCGGGCGACGACATCCCCATCGCGGACCTGTCCGAACACAACCAGCACCACGTTCGCAACATCCTCGAGTACGAGGAAGACACCTTCCCGTTCCTGCTCGACACCTACGTGGGCAACCACCTGCTGAAAACCGTCGCGCTCAACGACGCGCTGGAGGAGTACGACATCGACGGCGTCATCTCCGGCGTTCGCTGGGACGAACAGGAGGCGCGCGCGGACGAGACGTTCTTCAGTCCGCGTCACGACCCCGACATCTACCCGCCCCACGACCGCATCCAGCCGATCCTGCAGTTCGCTGAACCGGACGTGTGGGACGCCTTCTGGAACTACGTCGTTCCGGATACGGTCGCGGACTTCCCGGACGACGGCTACGTCCCCCAGGGCGCCGACGACCTGCCCAACGGACTCACGCAGGACGACATCCCCGTCAGCCCGAAGTACTTCGCCGGCTTCCGGTCACTCGGGAGCGAGGTCAGCACCGAGAAGTCCGACGAGGAGCCCGCGTGGCTCCAGGATATGGCGAACACGACCGAACGCGCCGGCCGCGCCCAGGACAAGGAGGACCTCATGGAGCGCCTCCGTGACCTGGGCTACATGTAG
- the purH gene encoding bifunctional phosphoribosylaminoimidazolecarboxamide formyltransferase/IMP cyclohydrolase, with protein MIRLAGLAGNRGRNLMHIADLAPGGAEVAAVLTDHESAPVLSAAADRGIPTEVVERGDDTRADHEARVLDHLDDYEFDLVCMDGYMRVLSSDVLDALPTVLNVHPSLLPAFRGEDAHQQALDAGVRTTGCTVHVATEELDAGPIVTQEAVPVYEGDDADDLKRRVLHEAEFKAYPRAVKWFAEDRVTVDDGEVRVEGDDAGQFPTRRVVSDDRSRTLRYGENPHQEAALYADATSDEASVVGAPQLNEGAKALSYNNYNDADAALDLIREFEEPAAAVIKHTNPAGCATADSLVRAYDDALATDAMSAFGGIVALNRPCDAETADSIVESFKEVVVAPGYTDGALDVLTETENLRVLDVGELSERTGTLTEKPLTGGRLVQERDDWTPTRDDLEIVTERDPTDEEIETMLFAWRTLKHVKSNAILFASGTETVGIGMGQVSRVDAVRLAAMKTEEHAEGKDAQGAVMASDAFFPFPDGVEEAAKSGVSAVVQPGGSVNDEDVIAAADEHDMAMAFTGTRCFRHD; from the coding sequence ATGATACGACTCGCAGGGCTCGCCGGCAATCGCGGACGGAACCTCATGCACATCGCGGATCTGGCGCCCGGCGGCGCCGAGGTGGCGGCGGTCCTCACGGACCACGAGTCCGCGCCGGTGCTCTCGGCGGCCGCCGACCGCGGCATCCCGACCGAAGTCGTCGAACGCGGCGACGACACTCGCGCCGACCACGAGGCACGGGTGCTCGACCACCTCGACGACTACGAGTTCGATCTGGTCTGTATGGACGGGTACATGCGCGTCCTCTCGTCGGACGTGCTCGACGCCCTGCCCACCGTCCTCAACGTCCACCCCTCCCTGCTCCCGGCGTTCCGTGGCGAGGACGCCCACCAGCAGGCACTCGACGCGGGCGTCCGCACCACGGGCTGTACGGTCCACGTCGCCACGGAGGAACTCGACGCCGGCCCCATCGTCACTCAGGAGGCGGTGCCCGTCTACGAGGGCGACGACGCCGACGACCTGAAACGCCGCGTCCTTCACGAGGCGGAGTTCAAGGCCTACCCGCGCGCAGTGAAGTGGTTCGCGGAGGATCGAGTCACCGTCGACGACGGCGAGGTGCGTGTCGAGGGCGACGACGCTGGGCAGTTCCCCACCCGCCGCGTCGTCTCCGACGATCGGAGCCGGACGCTTCGCTACGGTGAGAATCCCCACCAGGAGGCGGCGCTCTACGCCGACGCCACGAGCGACGAGGCGAGTGTCGTCGGCGCCCCCCAACTGAACGAGGGGGCGAAGGCGCTCTCGTACAACAACTACAACGACGCCGACGCGGCGCTCGACCTGATCCGGGAGTTCGAGGAACCGGCCGCGGCGGTCATCAAACACACCAACCCGGCGGGGTGTGCGACGGCCGACTCGCTCGTCCGGGCCTACGACGACGCCCTCGCGACCGACGCGATGAGCGCGTTCGGCGGTATCGTTGCACTGAACCGCCCCTGTGACGCCGAGACGGCCGACTCCATCGTCGAGTCGTTCAAGGAAGTCGTCGTTGCGCCCGGCTACACCGACGGCGCCCTCGACGTACTGACCGAGACGGAGAACCTCCGGGTCCTCGACGTGGGCGAGTTGAGCGAGCGGACGGGGACGCTGACGGAGAAGCCCCTGACTGGCGGCCGTCTCGTCCAAGAGCGCGACGACTGGACACCGACCCGAGACGACCTCGAAATCGTCACGGAGCGCGACCCCACCGACGAGGAGATAGAGACGATGCTGTTCGCGTGGCGGACGCTGAAACACGTCAAATCGAACGCCATCCTGTTCGCGTCGGGGACGGAGACGGTCGGCATCGGGATGGGACAGGTCAGCCGCGTCGACGCCGTGCGGCTGGCGGCGATGAAAACGGAGGAACACGCCGAGGGGAAAGACGCTCAGGGTGCGGTGATGGCCTCGGACGCCTTCTTCCCGTTCCCGGACGGGGTGGAGGAGGCGGCGAAATCCGGCGTTTCGGCCGTCGTCCAACCCGGCGGCTCCGTCAACGACGAGGACGTGATCGCCGCCGCCGACGAGCACGATATGGCGATGGCGTTCACCGGAACGCGGTGCTTCCGGCACGATTAG
- a CDS encoding DUF5786 family protein, which yields MGFGSYDESEQENQNVDTDDDGEGVAVHENDHEGTVTFETDASTDDLIDQLGEMKDGDDE from the coding sequence ATGGGTTTTGGGAGCTACGACGAATCCGAACAGGAGAACCAGAACGTCGACACCGACGACGACGGTGAGGGCGTCGCCGTCCACGAGAACGACCACGAGGGGACGGTCACCTTCGAGACGGACGCGTCGACCGACGACCTGATCGACCAGCTCGGCGAGATGAAAGACGGCGACGACGAGTAA
- the purB gene encoding adenylosuccinate lyase, with product MTDLPRSDPLAAVSPLDGRYARYTEPLVPYASESALMRARVRVEVEYLLTLADLDATPIAIDGAEREALRDCYDAFDAEDARLIKRLETEGADGYSATNHDVKAVEYFLRTRTRESLHPWIHFGLTSEDVNNLAHRLLLEPAVEDVLLPALAEVRDELTTLAREYRETPMLARTHGQPATPTTFGKEMAVVAARLGRTMGRVRDAADGLSGKLAGASGTYAAHVAAYPDVDWPAVAREFVTDLGLDHTPLSTQVNPCDDLATLFDAFRGVNNVLLDLDRDAWLYVSDRYLGQRAVEGETGSSTMPHKVNPIDFENSEGNLSKANSDLTFLADYVTTSRLQRDLSDSTVKRNVGAALGHCLIAYRKTEAGLGKVVPNERVMREELEATPEVIGEAVQTILRREGDTEAYERVKDLTRGERVTIEDFRALFDDLDVDESVREELRALTPAGYTGRAASLTERPPE from the coding sequence ATGACGGATCTGCCACGGAGCGACCCGCTCGCGGCCGTCTCGCCGCTCGACGGGCGCTACGCGCGCTACACCGAACCGCTGGTTCCCTACGCCAGCGAGTCGGCGCTCATGCGGGCCCGGGTTCGCGTCGAAGTCGAGTATCTGCTCACGCTTGCCGACCTCGATGCGACGCCCATCGCCATCGACGGCGCGGAACGCGAGGCCCTGCGCGACTGCTACGACGCCTTCGACGCCGAGGACGCCCGCCTGATCAAGCGCCTCGAAACCGAGGGCGCCGACGGCTACAGCGCGACCAATCACGACGTGAAAGCGGTGGAGTACTTCCTGCGGACGCGGACTCGCGAGTCGCTTCACCCCTGGATACATTTCGGCCTGACCAGCGAGGACGTGAACAACCTCGCACACCGCCTCCTGCTCGAACCGGCCGTCGAAGACGTACTGCTTCCCGCGCTCGCGGAAGTGCGAGACGAACTTACAACGCTGGCTCGGGAGTACCGGGAGACGCCGATGCTCGCCCGGACGCACGGCCAACCGGCGACGCCGACGACGTTCGGGAAGGAGATGGCCGTCGTCGCCGCCCGCCTCGGGCGGACGATGGGGCGGGTTCGCGACGCGGCGGACGGCCTCTCGGGCAAACTCGCCGGCGCCTCGGGCACCTACGCTGCTCACGTCGCGGCCTACCCCGACGTGGACTGGCCGGCCGTCGCCCGCGAGTTCGTGACCGACCTCGGCCTCGACCACACGCCGCTTTCGACACAGGTCAACCCCTGTGACGACCTGGCCACCCTGTTCGACGCGTTCCGCGGCGTCAACAACGTCCTTCTCGACCTAGACCGGGACGCGTGGCTCTACGTCTCGGATCGCTACCTCGGCCAGCGGGCCGTCGAGGGCGAGACGGGGTCGTCGACGATGCCCCACAAGGTCAACCCCATCGACTTCGAGAACAGCGAGGGCAACCTCTCGAAGGCCAACTCCGATCTGACCTTCCTGGCCGACTACGTGACCACCTCGCGGCTCCAGCGCGACCTCTCGGATTCGACGGTCAAGCGGAACGTGGGCGCCGCGCTCGGTCACTGCCTCATCGCCTACCGAAAAACGGAAGCCGGCCTCGGGAAGGTCGTCCCGAACGAGCGGGTGATGCGCGAGGAACTGGAGGCGACGCCCGAAGTGATCGGCGAGGCGGTCCAGACGATCCTGCGCCGCGAGGGCGACACCGAGGCCTACGAGCGCGTGAAGGACCTCACGCGTGGCGAGCGGGTCACGATCGAGGACTTCCGGGCGCTGTTCGACGACCTGGACGTGGACGAGTCGGTGCGCGAGGAGCTTCGGGCGTTGACGCCGGCGGGGTATACGGGTCGGGCGGCGTCGTTGACTGAGAGGCCGCCGGAGTAG
- a CDS encoding diphthine--ammonia ligase — translation MTDQWASLFSGGKDSSWALYRALEDGLNVTRLVTVHPGDDSYMYHVPATNLAALAAESIGIDLLEVDPGNLGAEAATDSAAQGDAELEPLEAALGELAAEIDLVGVTAGAVESEFQTSRIEAMCERLGIDLYAPLWQRDPVRLAEEMLDAGFEILIVQVAAAGLDESWLGRSLDAGALDELVALNERYGVHPLGEGGEFETLVTDGPHMDRPIELAWERVWEESRGHLRVTDAWLE, via the coding sequence ATGACCGATCAATGGGCGAGCCTCTTTTCCGGCGGCAAGGACTCCTCGTGGGCGCTGTATCGCGCGCTCGAAGACGGCCTGAACGTGACGCGACTCGTGACCGTCCACCCCGGCGACGACTCCTATATGTATCACGTCCCGGCGACGAACCTCGCGGCGCTGGCGGCCGAGAGTATCGGGATCGACCTCCTCGAAGTCGATCCGGGTAACCTCGGTGCCGAGGCGGCGACCGATTCGGCGGCACAGGGCGACGCCGAACTCGAACCGCTGGAGGCGGCGCTCGGCGAGTTGGCGGCCGAGATCGATCTCGTGGGCGTCACCGCCGGCGCCGTCGAGAGCGAGTTCCAGACGAGTCGCATCGAGGCGATGTGCGAGCGGTTGGGAATCGACCTCTACGCCCCACTCTGGCAGCGTGATCCGGTACGGCTGGCCGAGGAGATGCTCGACGCTGGTTTCGAAATTCTGATCGTACAGGTCGCAGCTGCCGGCCTCGACGAGTCCTGGCTCGGTCGCAGCCTCGACGCCGGCGCACTCGACGAACTCGTCGCCCTGAACGAACGGTACGGGGTCCACCCCCTCGGCGAAGGCGGGGAGTTCGAGACGCTGGTAACGGACGGGCCACACATGGACCGCCCCATCGAACTGGCGTGGGAGCGGGTGTGGGAGGAGTCGCGCGGCCACCTGCGGGTAACGGACGCGTGGCTGGAGTGA
- a CDS encoding DUF7110 family protein yields MSGRVYRLHSTLELPLEDVQDYFEGDPDLPPEIADVTLTRRNNTLILKAVSEDENLSKYTPTAQLKASVTETRVYEEEPPRAGGPWQEEEEEIPSELVEFACFKGDRETVLQNTALQYPMFLVLRDIARMAEKGTLTAIVEEDDELTATRIVEGEDRPASVEVVENPSQSQAEKNGVNWRDNQFIS; encoded by the coding sequence ATGTCAGGCCGCGTATATCGACTCCATTCGACGCTCGAACTGCCACTCGAAGACGTGCAGGACTACTTCGAGGGGGACCCCGATCTCCCCCCCGAAATCGCCGACGTAACCCTCACCCGACGAAACAACACGCTCATCCTCAAGGCCGTCTCGGAAGACGAGAACTTGAGCAAGTACACTCCCACCGCCCAGCTGAAAGCGAGCGTCACCGAGACGCGAGTGTACGAGGAGGAGCCGCCACGCGCCGGCGGGCCGTGGCAGGAGGAAGAGGAGGAGATTCCCTCCGAACTCGTCGAGTTCGCCTGCTTCAAAGGCGACCGCGAGACGGTGCTTCAGAACACCGCGCTCCAGTACCCCATGTTCCTCGTGCTCCGGGACATCGCCCGGATGGCCGAGAAGGGGACGCTCACCGCCATCGTCGAGGAGGACGACGAACTCACGGCGACACGGATCGTCGAGGGCGAGGACCGCCCCGCCTCCGTCGAAGTCGTCGAGAACCCCAGCCAGTCCCAGGCCGAGAAAAACGGCGTGAACTGGCGGGACAACCAGTTCATCAGCTAG